The DNA window AGGGCATAGTTGATTTCTTTGCCGCGCTTCCAGGCCAGCGTGGTCAGGAGCTGGTTATTCGAGGTGACGGCTTCGGAGCCGGTGTTCATGAGCAGGAAGCATCCGGTACCATAGGTGTTTTTGGAGGAGCCGGGTTCAAAACAGGCCTGGCCGAAAAGTGCAGCGTGCTGATCGCCGGCCATGCCGGAAATTCTGACGCCGCATTCGCAGAGGAATTTATTGACCGTTCCGTAGACCTCGCTGGAGGATCGGACTTTCGGCATCATTGAGGGGGGAATATCCAGCAGTTCCAGCAGTTCGCTGTCCCATTGCAGGGTGTGGATATTGAAAAGCAGCGTACGCGAGGCATTGCTGACATCGGTTATGTGTGCGCCGCCCCGGGTCAGTTTCCAGATGAGCCAGGAATCGATGGTGCCGAAGGCGAGTTCTCCGCGTTCCGCCTGTTTTCGGGCACCGTCGACATGGTCGAGAATCCAGCGGATTTTGGTGCCTGAAAAGTAGGGATCGAGAAAGAGTCCGGTTTTTTTGTGGAAGGTGTCGGCGAGTCCGTCGGTTTTGAGTTTTGCGCAGAAATCTGCAGTCCGGCGGTCCTGCCAGACGATGGCGTTATAAACCGGCTCCCCGGTTTTCCGGTTCCAGACCACGACGGTTTCGCGCTGGTTGGTGATACCGAGAGCGACGGTGTCTTCGCAGTGTACGCCGGCCTCATGCATGGCTTTTTTTGCGGTGAACTGCTGGGTTTGCCAAATCTGTTCGGGATCGTGTTCCACCCAGCCGGGCCGGGGATAGATCTGTTTGAACTCTTTCTGAGCAGCCGCACGGATATTCCCGGCATGGTCGAAAAGGATCGATCGGGATGAGGTGGTACCTTGATCAAGCGCAAGAACACATTTCATGCGCCGAGTATAAAAAACTGAATTGTGAAAAGAAGGATTAATTCAGTTTGAGATATTTTTTATCCAGCAGATGGCCGGGCCGTAGATCTTTCATTGAGTGGAGCATACTTTTTCCAAGGCCTGGAAAATCGGTTTCTAGGGTTTTCAGCAGGCGCTCTAAGCGGGCGCGGTCGCCTGAAGTTTCGAGCTGTTCTGCATAATCGCAGTTTCCGAGGTCCGGAAAATCGAACGGTTCTGCGGCGGATTCGATGAGATCTTTCGGGGCATAGCACATGGGACGGATGACGCGCAGTTTCCCGCCGTCGCCAGACACATTGGGGCCCATGGTTTTCAGGCCGGTTCCGCGGAAGAGCCCCATTAGAAGGCTGACGCACAGATCGTCGCGGTGATGGCCGAGTACCAGCTTATCCGCTTTGATCTCTTCCGCATAGCCATGAATAAAACCCCGCCGCAACCGCGAACAAAGCGCGCAGGGGCGTTCATCGGCTTTCTTTTCGAGAATCAGTTCAGCGATCGGGGCCCGGACCACCTTGATCGGCCAGCCGTTGGCTTCGGCATAATGGACGAGGGGCTGAGGGTTGAGCCCCTTGAAACCTTCGTCAATATGGATGCCGAACAGCTCGAATTTTACGGGTGCGCGCTGCTGCAGCCGGGTGAGCAGATGCATGAGCATCATGGAGTCTACGCCGCCGCTGATGCCGACGAGGAGGCGGTCGCCATCTTCAATCATGCGGTAATCGGTAACGGCCTGTCCGGTGAGCCGGCAGAGTTGGGCAAAGTGATCGGCCATGGGTTTACCTGCGCAGAAGAGCGGATTTCAGTTCGCGCAGTTCCGGAGCGCGAAGCGCGAGTGAGAGCAGGAAATAAGTCAGGGCTCCGATGGCCATAGCGGTGGTCAGCGAGGCCATGTTCGCCAGTTTCAGCGGCAGCATATTTCCAAAGACCGGAAGCAGAAGCCGGGCGGTCAACCAGGCGGCGGCGGCCATGAGGAGCGCGCTCAGCAGGTGCCGGAGCGAGCTGCGCAGAATAGACGGCCATTCGATATTTTTGACGCGGCGGGTCAGCAGTATGCCGAGTACGCTCATGCCGACGGCTTCGGCGAGCACCGTTGAGAAGGCCATGCCGGCGTGTTTCCAGTATTCGGGCAGGATCAGAATGAAAATAATGTTGAGTGCCAGATTAATGAGTACGATGTAAATGCCGATGCGTACAGGGGTCCGGGTGTCCTGCATGGCATAAAAGGCGGGAACAAACACTTTGGCGGCACTGAAGACCAGCAGGCCGGGCGCATAGAACATCAGGGCGCGGGCACTCAGTAAGGTGGAATATTCGGAAAAACGGCCGCCCCATTCAAAGATGCAGGAGAGGATATCGGGCGCGAGGACGAGGAGTCCGAGCGCGGCGGGAAGCATAATGAAGGAGAGGTGCCGCAGGGAGTGGGTGATGGTGGTGCTCATGGCGGCATGATTGTCTTCGGCGCGCTGGGTGGAAAAGGTCGGCAGCAGTACCGTGCCCATGGCGGTGGCAATGATGCCTAGGGGGAAATAGATCATACGTTCGCTGTAAAACAGGGCGGCCGGGGCCCAGTCGCCGATCCAGAGGGCGAGCAGCCGGTCGATCAGTACGTTGAACTGGGTGACTGCCATGCCGAGTGCCGCCGGGCCCATGAGCAACAGCATTTTCCGGATTTTGGGATCGTTCCAGCGGTTGGAAAATTTGAAGGGACAGCCGAAACGTTTCAGTGCCGGCAGCTGAATGGCGATCTGGGAAATTCCGGCCAGCAGGACGCCCCACGCCAGCGCCGTTGCACGGATAGAGGGCTCTTTTCCCACCACGGGAAAAACGGCGAGCATGATGACGATGAGGATCAGGTTGAGCAGGCAGGGGGCAAAGGCGGACGTGGCGAAGTGCCGGTAGGAATTGAGCACCGCCATGGAGAGCGCGGCCAGGCAGATGAAAACCACATAGGGGAACATGATGCGTGACAGTTCGAAGGTGGTGATCCATTTATCGGAAAAACAGGGGAGCCGGGTCAGGACAGAAAAGAGCAGAACCCCGATGATGGCGATACTTGAAAGCAGGGCAGCGGTCATGGTGACCACTTTGGCAGCCATGTTCCATGCGGACTGATCGCCTTCTTTTGTGCGCGTTTCAATGAAGATCGGGACAAACGCGGCGGAAAGTGCTCCTTCGCCGAAAAGCCGGCGGAACAGGTTGGGCAGGGTGAAGGCCACAAAAAATGCCGAAGCCCAGATGGAGGTGCCGAAGTGGTAGGCAATGATGATGTCGCGCAACATGCCCAGTCCGCGACTCAGTAATGTGAAACTTCCAACCACCCCGGCGGAACGTATGACTTTCCCGTCTTTCAATTTGAATCCCTGCTTTGCGTATGCGTTCTGATCAACAGACGGAAAGATGTATCACAGGGGGGGCGGGGATGGCAACTCATCGGAATGCCTATGAAAAACGGGAAATGCTTTTGGGAATCTAAACAACGGTACCTGTTTGGTTTTGATTGCCTAGTTTGAACGAAAAATCTAAAAACGGGTCATTCATTTGATCAATTTATAACTATGGACGGAACCGTTTTATGACAGAATCAGGCACCATTTTGATGGGCGATGAAGAGGCGATTAAGGCTTCGTATGCAGAGATGAACGCGATCCCGGTGGACTGGGATTTGAGCGATAAACCGGTTGAGCCGTTGCGTAAAACGCAGACTACTCTGGGCGGAGAAACAACGATTTCCGGTCCCGGAACGTTCATGGGTAAAGCGATGCGGACGATCACACTTGCGCCGTCCAATCTGGAGGGCTGGTGGCTCGACCGCGCCGATCTCCCGAATTCGCTGCCCATCCGGGTGGGCATTGCCAATGTCTGGACGACGGGCCAGATTGTCAGCAATATTGTGTTGCGTTCAGGTAATCCGCACAACTATGTGCGTATGGTGGAACATCTGATTTCGCTGCGTATGGGGATGGGCATCGATAATATGGTTATTAAATTCGATTCCGGGGATCCGCCGTTATTTGAGCAGGGCAGTCTGGATGTGGTGGAGGCCATTAAATCGTGCGGTGTGGAAAATTCGGAAAAACCGGTGAACTATTTTACCGTCAAAAAGCCGATTACCGTGGGCGGAACCTATGGGGACTTTGTTACGCTGGCTCCGCCGCTGAATCCGGATAATCCGCAATTGACCATTGATGCGGCAATCAATTTCAATACGGCTTTGGGGCAGCAGCGCATTATTTTTCCGGTTTGCAAAGAGCTGACGGAAATGGCATCGGTTGCTCGGACAAACACATCAAATGCCAAAGTCTGGTACTGTCGGACCATCGGCAAGCTGTTCGCTGATGTGCGGAATCTGGGCTACAATAAGAAAAACGTATCGATCGCCGGTAAAAAACGCTACATCAATGAACCGCGTCTGGTTCACGAAGGTAAAGCGCTGGAAGCGGTCTGGCACCGTTCTGTGCTGGATCTGCTGGCCGCGATTGCCTTGATTCCGAATGGCCAGTTTGTCGGTCACATTAAATCCTACAAAGCCGGCCATCGCCTTGACTGTGAATTGATGAAGCAGTTGTATCTCAATGAAATGCTGGTGCCGCTCGATGAATATCTCAAGGGAGTTGAATGAAATCGTACCGAAAAGAACTCTGGTTTAAAGCGCCGAAACGGCGGCAGATCGTTCATATTACGCCGGAAATTGAAGAATGTCTGCGCGAATCCGGGATCCGGGAAGGGCTGTGCCTGGTGAATGCCATGCACATTACAGCGTCGGTTTTTATTAATGACAATGAAAGCGGACTGCATTCCGACTACGAACGCTGGTTGGAAAAACTGGCGCCGGAAAAACCTTATGACCAGTATGCACACAATGGGTATGAGGATAATGCCGATGCTCACCTGAAGCGCACCGTGATGGGCCGCGAAGTGGTGGTGGCCGTCACGGACGGAAAATTGGATTTCGGTCCGTGGGAATCGATTTTCTATTATGAGCTCGACGGGATGCGCGACAAGCGCGCCCTCGTCAAGATTATCGGAGAATAACCGTTTACTGCTTCAGCAGGCCGTCGAAATATTCGATGGTTTTGGCGAGGCCTTCACGCAGAGGTACATTCGGTTCCCAGCCGAGTTTTTCTTTGGCCAGTGTGATATCGGGTTTGCGCTGTTTCGGGTCGTCGGCAGGCAGGGGCTCATACACCAGTTTTGAGGATGAGCCGGTCAGCTCGATCACATTTTCCGCCAGTTCAATCATGGTGAATTCACCGGGATTTCCGATATTGATGGGGCCGGTGACATCGTCCGGAGAGTTCATCAGACGGATCCAGCCCTCAATCAGGTCGGAAACATAACAGAACGAGCGGGTCTGTGTTCCGTCGCCGTAAATCGTGATATCCTCACCACGCAGGGCCTGCATGATAAAGTTGGAAACCACCCGGCCGTCGTGCGGATGCATGCGCGGACCATAGGTGTTGAAGATGCGGACCACTTTAATGCGCAGGTTGTGTTGGCGCCAGTAATCAAAAAAGAGGGTTTCGGCGCAGCGTTTTCCTTCATCGTAGCAGGAGCGGATGCCGATAGGGTTGACGTGGCCCCAGTAGGATTCCGGCTGCGGGTGGACATCGGGGTCGCCGTAGACTTCTGAAGTTGATGCCTGAAACACCTTGGCTTTCAGACGTTTGGCCAGTCCGAGTACATTGATGGCCCCGTGAACGCTGGTTTTTGTGGTCTGTACGGGGTCAAACTGATAGTGAACCGGTGAGGCGGGGCAGGCGAGGTTGTAGATTTCGTCGACCTCAACATAAAAAGGAAACGTCACATCGTGACGCATCAGTTCAAAATACGGATTGCCCATCAGATGCGCAATGTTGGCTTTTCGTCCGGTGAAGAAATTATCCATACAGATGACATCGCACCCTTCGTCTAGCAGCCGTTCACAGAGAAAAGATCCCAGAAAGCCGGCTCCTCCGGTTACAAGTACCCGTTTCTTGATAATGTCTTTCATAACGAAAATCCCCATTTATTTTTATTTAGCACAATGTTCCCATTGGCGATGTTTGAAATTAATTCCAATTTGCAGCGATTTAAGCAATGATCATCTGTTTCAAATTTAAGGAGCATCATGTCAGAATCATTCGTAAAACCTGTCGTCAACCGCGAAGAATGGATTGCCCGTCTTCCGAAACGGGAGAAAAAACTCTATGCCATGTATTCTTCGGTCACCGACTGTATTGTGACGGATCCATCGATGATGACGGTTCCGGTGGATGATCATATGGTACATCGGGGCGACGGCGTATTTGAATCGTTCAAGTGTGTCGGCGGGCGTCTTTACAATTTGCAGGATCATCTGGAACGGCTGGAAAAATCGTGTGGAGTTCTCGGTATTGCGCTTCCGGTCAGCTTCGATGAAATGGGGCAGATCATAGTGCAGACAGTACGCGCGGGCGGTCAGCCCAATGCGCTTGTGCGTTTATTACTCTCACGGGGAGTCGGTACGATGGGGGTCAATCCCTATTCCTGTGCCGGGCCGGAGCTTTACATTGTTGTATACGAAATGCAGGGCGCAAAAATTGACCGGCTTCCGGAGGGCGTCAGCGTTCGGCTGAGTAAGGTGCCGATCAAACCGGGGATCTTTGCGCAGGTTAAAACCTGCAACTATCTGCCCAATGTACTTATGAAAAAAGAAGCGGTGGATATGGGCGTTGACTTCACGGTTGCGCTGGATGAAAACCGTTTTCTTGCGGAAGGCGCCACCGAAAACTTCGGGATCGTTACACGGGGCAAAGAGCTGTTTATGCCGCCGCCCGACCGGGTGCTGGCCGGCACTACTGCGCGCCGGGCCATGGAATTTGCACAGCAGCTGAAAGCCGAGCGCGTATTGACCACTGCCGAATTCCGGCCGATCAATCTCGGGGCGGTTCGTTCCGCTGCAGAAATGCATGTCTATGGAACCACGCCGAATATTACGCCGGTCATTGATTTTGAAGGTAATCCCGTCGGCGACGGGAAACCCGGTCCGATTGCGCAGCGTTTGTTTGATATGCTGAAAGAAGAGATGATTCCGGACAGCACACGACTTACAAAGGTGTTTTAAAAATGGCCGTTGAAATTGAACGTAAGTTTCTGGTGGTTTCCGACGCTTGGAAAAGTTCCGTCGTTGAATCCAGCATCTGCCGGCAGGGTTATCTGGTTACGGATCCGAAAAAAACGGTCCGCGTCCGCGTGATGGGCGATCAGGGATTTCTGACGGTGAAGGGTGCAACGGATGGATTTTCGCGCATGGAATTTGAGTACGAAATCGATCTCGCCGACGCCAATTATATGCTGATGCTCTGCGAGCAGCTGGTGGAAAAGACGCGTCACTATATTGAGCATGACGGGCTTACCTGGGAACTCGACGTGTTCGAGGGATTGAATGCCGGGCTGGTGATGGCGGAGGTGGAGCTGGAATCTGAAACCCAGCACTTTGAAAAACCGGTCTGGGCCGGAGAAGAAGTTTCTGAAGATGAGCGGTATTTTAACGGCTATCTTTCGAAGCATCCGTTCAGTCAATGGAAATAGACGTCTTTCCGGCAAATCTCAGAATATGGTCTGCGGCAGATTCGGCACCGCCGCCCGGCATTTTTTCCGGTGGTTCCGGAGCGCTTTCCGCATCGATGAGGGCGCGTTCGAGGTCGCCGGAATAAAGTTCGGCATTAGGGATAAAGGCGTGGCGGCAATACCGTTCGATGGCTTCGACCAGCACCGGATATTCGAGGAAGTTTTTTCGGTCGGAATAGATGATCGGTTTGTTGTTGGCAATGCATTCCGAAACGATCCCGAAGCCGGGTTTGGTCACCACAACATCCACCGACGCCACAATATCGGCAAAGCGGACGAGATCTCGCGTCAGACAGTGTATGCCCGCCGGACTCCAGTCGAGCGGTTCAACAGTGAATATTTCACACCTTCGAAGGTGTGAAATTTTTTTCAGGGCCGGGAGGTCGAGGTTGAGGGAGGTGAAGGAGAGCAGGACCCAGGGCTTGGCGGGGTCGGCTCCGGCAGCCCGGGCGATCCGGTTGCGTTGCGGCGTTCCGGGTTTGGCGAGCAGTGGGAGGTCGATTTTCTTGGGAAAAGCGTCCATGGGTTCGGAGAACGGCTGTCTGAGCAGAAGATCGGTTCGGCTGTAGACTTGGGCAAACTTATCCACAAAGACCTGCCAGCGTTTGTCGATCTCCGCAAACTCGGAATAGATCCAGTTCCAGCCGAAGTTGCTGCATCCAATATTTGGAAGCTGTTCCTGTTGTGCCGCGGCAAGGGGAATGGCCGGGATATCGGCCACCACGGTGCTGATATTTTCATCGCGGAGAAAGCGTCGCTCCTGTTGAATCAGCTCCTCTTCACGGCTGTAAAGCTCAGTCAGGGCCTGAATGGAGGCCTCGAGATCGACCTGTATGGAATCGTTCTGAATCAGGCCGACATCAAAGGCGCCGGGACGCAGTTCGATGCCGGGAAGCAGGCGGCTTTTCATGAATTCCACGGGCAGGTCGGTTTTTACAAGGATTGGAACTTCCGGTGCGGCGCTTTTCAGGGCATTCAGAATGTCGCAGGAGCGGGCCCCGTGTCCGTAGCCATGGGCCGTGATGTAGTAAGCAATTTTTTTCATTTTGTTGTCAGAGCGATGCCGAAGGCCAGAAAGAGGGTCATGAAAATGGTGATGCCGACTTTGAGAAAAATGACGCCCAGGCGGGCAAGTACAGCTCCGGTTGCCACGTGGGCGGCATGATTCGCTTTTTTGATGCGATTATGTTCAACAAGAAAGGCGAGCCCGAAACTTCCGGCAAACATCCCCATGAGATTTCCAAGGATTGGAAGCGGGATAAAGCCGCCGAGGATCATGCCCAGGAAACCGCCGCCGACCGCGGCCCATCCGGTGGCTTTGGAGCCGCCGCGTTTCTGCACCCCCCATGCACCGGCGAAGGCCTCGAGCACCTCAACACCGATGCAGAGCACGATAAAAAGAATCAGGGTTCCCGGGCCGGGAAACCCGGGCCAGCGCGACCAGGCTACCAGGCCTGTGGCCGTCAGCACCAACCAGGTTCCGGATAGAGAAAGGCAGGAAAGCACAAATCCAAGAATGCATAACAGTGCGGCTGCTGAATAGCTGCCGAATGTGCTAAGTGTATGCCAGTCCAATTCCATGGCACGAATGGTATTCGACCCAACGCGCGTGTCAACTGTGTGCGGCTATTTCTTGAGCGTGGTTATGCGATAGAAGCAGGCATTGGTTCCGGATGGATCGATGGCGTGTTCGGAGGAATCGCCTTTTCCTGTCAGATAAAACCAGGTGGTCCAGTCGGTCAGATTGGTGGAGGTTTCAACCTGATAGGTGATGCCCTCTTCGCCGGCGAGCACCAGGTTCACGTCACCGGGGTTTTTGCCGGGGCTTATGGTTCCGGCGGGTTCTGCTTCGGACGGGGTGTTGTCGCCGCAGGGCAGGAAGGTGCCGTTTCCGGAAATGATTTCCATGGTATACTCCACTCGGCTGTCCGTAAAGTCCGGGGCGATCACGAATCCGCCATTTCCAACGGCACACGTACCGGCCATGGTGCCGCCGTAGGCTTGCCCCGAATTGCCGCTGATCCATTTTCCTGCACTGGATGAGTTGCTAAGCAGGGTGTCGATGGCAATCATTGCCCCGTTCGTGACGGTGAAGGGGTATTCGAAGTCTGTCATCTGGGTTGTGTCTGAGCCCTGAGCGCTCCTGCTGAATGTTCCTGCATAACCCATCTTTATAATGAGGTATATAAGCCCATTGGTATTGAGGACCAGATCTGGATGGGGGGGGCGACCATGAGGAACGGATCGGTATTGCTTTTTCCAGAGATTCCGCTTACGCCGCCGCTGATGTTGCTATGGCGGCGTTGATTACTCCGCATATTCAAATTGCATGGAAATGCTGGAAGCAGCTGCGCTGGGTCAAATTTCAGTGCGCTTTATCGGGTCAAAATAGAATGACGACTGAAGCGTCCTCAGAAAGAGGGGCGGTTTTGCAAAACATGCTCAGTCCATTAACCAGACGGCAATATCAGGTGGCCGAATTACTCACTACCGGAAAAAGCAATCGTGAAATTGCCGAGGTGCTACGTATTTCGCCCCGAACGGTTGGCAAATATTTGGAACAGATATATACGAACCTCGGGGTTCACTCACGCACTGCGTTGGCTGCGGTTTGGGGCCGGGGATTAGTCCAGAGCGACCAGCCATTGTGCCAGCAGCCGGGCGCCGAATAAGGTGGCTCCCGGAGCTTGATAGGGCTTGGGCGATTCCAGCCAGGCCGTACCGGCAATGTCGAGATGCGCCCACGGAATGTCGTCCGGAACGAATTCCTGCAGAAACGCTGCCGCTGTCGCCGTACCGGCTCCACCGGATTTGCTGAGGTTGGATAAATCGGCAAAGTCGGATTTCATATCGTCCGTATATTCTTTATAGAGCGGCAGCTGCCAGAGACGTTCGCCCGCGAGTTCGCCGTTTTTAATCAGTGTGTCGACCAGTTTCTGATCGTTTCCGAGAATGGCCGAGGCGGATGAGCCGAGGGCTACGATGCAGGCCCCGGTGAGCGTGGCGAGATCGACAATGGCCTGTGGTTTATAATCCGCAGCCAAGCCGAGGGCATCCATGAGAACCAGCCGGCCTTCGGCATCGGTGTTGAGTACTTCAACGGTTTTTCCTTTGTAGGCGGTGAGAATATCCCCCGGACGGATGGCGTTGGAACCGGGCATGTTTTCGGCGGCACCCAGAATTCCGATGACGGGGGTTGCGGGTTTTATTTTTCCGATCATCTGCATGGCGGCCAGCACAGCCATGCCGCCGCATTTATCGTAACGCATCCAGCCCATGCCTTTTCCGGGTTTCAGTGAAATACCGCCGGAATCGAAGGTGAGCGTTTTGCCCACGAGCACGATGGGTTTGGCTTTCGTGTCCGTGCCCTTGTGTTCGAGTATGATCATGCGCGGTTCTTTGGCACTGCCCTGGGAAACGCCGAGGATTCCGCCACACCCTTTTTTCTCCAGCGCGGCTGTGTTCATAATCCGGCAGCCGAGGCCGGTTTCTTTGGCCATTTTCTTCGCCCAGTCGGCAATGGATTCGGGGGTGGCTTGATTGCCCGGCATATTGGCGACATCTGCCGTGGAAACGAGCGCCTCGCCCTGTGCTTCAGCGGTTTTGATGGCGTTGCGCGATTTTACTTTTCCGCAGAAAGCCAGGGAGCAGGCCGGGGCTTTTTTTGCATCGGATTTATTGATGTCATAGGAGTAGGTTCCCCAGGCGGCTCCGCGGCCGGCGAGAAGGTGGTAGTCGGATTCGGAAAGGCCCTTGAGCTTGATGGTGGATGCCATGGCAAAGGATTTCAGGCCGGCGGCTTTTCCGGTGCGTACGGCGGCAGCGGCCGCCTGTTCGAGCAGGGCGTGATGAAACCGTCCGGGCTCTCCGATGCCGGTAACAATGATCTGTTTTCCATTCATTGGAAAAACAGCGGTCTGGCCGGCTTTTCCTTTGAAGGGCGATGTTTTTACGAGGGCGTCAACCTGTTTAGCAAGCTTGGTGTTTCCGGCGGGAAGCAGGTTTTCCAATTCCTGGAAAAAAAGAATGACGGCATCTTTTTTGATGTCGGTCAGCGGGGCTGAGGATACGGAAATTTTCATGGTTATTTGACTCCTGCAGGGATTTTAGTGTGGGGATTGGCGGGGCGGTGGTTTACCGCGAAACCGGCTAGAGCAATGGCTTCTTCAAAATTCATTTTCCGGATGGTACTGCTTTGGTATCTGATCGTCATAGTCTGGGTTGACAGGTCATATGTGCTTCCTTCGTAGCCGGGGATGGATTTGAGGCGGTTCTGAATGTAGGAGGCTTCCGCCGGTGTTTTCATATCGGGAATGTGATAAGCGGCGGAGACGATTTCCTTGCGGAAGCACCAGAACATAAAGGCCGGGTCGGCCTTTTTTCCGTTGGCTTTGCTTTCCGGGTCTTTACAGCCGGAGAGCATGAGAAGCGCCAGGGCTGAAAAAATGAATGCTTTCAATTTCATGGTAGAACCTTTCTGAACAGATAATGCGCGTTACTCTAGTTCATGCATCAGCTGATATCCATAAATATCCCGCCATTTTGGAGGTGCCTTAAACCCCTCCGCCATCAGTTGGCGGAAGCTGTTGATCTGATCGACCAGTGAGGGGAATACTTCTTCGAAGATGTAGCAGAACTCATAATAATTCTGATCAGCTTCCTTAAAGCGGCCCTGCAGCTGATAGGCCAGGCCGAGGCCGATCATGGCTCCAGGACTGTCCGGATATTTTTTGCGGACCTTTTCGTAAAGTGCGGAGGCCTCGGTATATTGTTCCTGCAGGATGGATAGGTTGGCGGCAAGGAGCATGGCATTGTCAGCATCATCGGGAAAATATTTTATGATGGCCATACAGCTGGACAGTGTGCCTTCAATGTCTCTTTCTACATAGGCACTGGTCATCTGGGCTTCGAGCATTTCAAGG is part of the Pontiella agarivorans genome and encodes:
- the glpK gene encoding glycerol kinase GlpK, with the translated sequence MKCVLALDQGTTSSRSILFDHAGNIRAAAQKEFKQIYPRPGWVEHDPEQIWQTQQFTAKKAMHEAGVHCEDTVALGITNQRETVVVWNRKTGEPVYNAIVWQDRRTADFCAKLKTDGLADTFHKKTGLFLDPYFSGTKIRWILDHVDGARKQAERGELAFGTIDSWLIWKLTRGGAHITDVSNASRTLLFNIHTLQWDSELLELLDIPPSMMPKVRSSSEVYGTVNKFLCECGVRISGMAGDQHAALFGQACFEPGSSKNTYGTGCFLLMNTGSEAVTSNNQLLTTLAWKRGKEINYALEGSIFIGGAVVQWLRDEMGLIQKASDISKLAAEVPDTGGVYFVPAFAGLGAPHWDPAARGTLIGLTRGTGKAHIARAAQEAICFQSLEVLRAMEKDCGTPLPSLRVDGGASVDNLLLQIQADLLQVPVERPAMVETTAFGAAALAGLAVGFWESTDEISNVRKTDRIFEPSISKDEAESRFARWKQAVERCKNWENGT
- the murJ gene encoding murein biosynthesis integral membrane protein MurJ; translated protein: MKDGKVIRSAGVVGSFTLLSRGLGMLRDIIIAYHFGTSIWASAFFVAFTLPNLFRRLFGEGALSAAFVPIFIETRTKEGDQSAWNMAAKVVTMTAALLSSIAIIGVLLFSVLTRLPCFSDKWITTFELSRIMFPYVVFICLAALSMAVLNSYRHFATSAFAPCLLNLILIVIMLAVFPVVGKEPSIRATALAWGVLLAGISQIAIQLPALKRFGCPFKFSNRWNDPKIRKMLLLMGPAALGMAVTQFNVLIDRLLALWIGDWAPAALFYSERMIYFPLGIIATAMGTVLLPTFSTQRAEDNHAAMSTTITHSLRHLSFIMLPAALGLLVLAPDILSCIFEWGGRFSEYSTLLSARALMFYAPGLLVFSAAKVFVPAFYAMQDTRTPVRIGIYIVLINLALNIIFILILPEYWKHAGMAFSTVLAEAVGMSVLGILLTRRVKNIEWPSILRSSLRHLLSALLMAAAAWLTARLLLPVFGNMLPLKLANMASLTTAMAIGALTYFLLSLALRAPELRELKSALLRR
- a CDS encoding response regulator transcription factor; the encoded protein is MLSPLTRRQYQVAELLTTGKSNREIAEVLRISPRTVGKYLEQIYTNLGVHSRTALAAVWGRGLVQSDQPLCQQPGAE
- a CDS encoding aminotransferase class IV; the encoded protein is MSESFVKPVVNREEWIARLPKREKKLYAMYSSVTDCIVTDPSMMTVPVDDHMVHRGDGVFESFKCVGGRLYNLQDHLERLEKSCGVLGIALPVSFDEMGQIIVQTVRAGGQPNALVRLLLSRGVGTMGVNPYSCAGPELYIVVYEMQGAKIDRLPEGVSVRLSKVPIKPGIFAQVKTCNYLPNVLMKKEAVDMGVDFTVALDENRFLAEGATENFGIVTRGKELFMPPPDRVLAGTTARRAMEFAQQLKAERVLTTAEFRPINLGAVRSAAEMHVYGTTPNITPVIDFEGNPVGDGKPGPIAQRLFDMLKEEMIPDSTRLTKVF
- a CDS encoding UDP-glucuronic acid decarboxylase family protein → MKDIIKKRVLVTGGAGFLGSFLCERLLDEGCDVICMDNFFTGRKANIAHLMGNPYFELMRHDVTFPFYVEVDEIYNLACPASPVHYQFDPVQTTKTSVHGAINVLGLAKRLKAKVFQASTSEVYGDPDVHPQPESYWGHVNPIGIRSCYDEGKRCAETLFFDYWRQHNLRIKVVRIFNTYGPRMHPHDGRVVSNFIMQALRGEDITIYGDGTQTRSFCYVSDLIEGWIRLMNSPDDVTGPINIGNPGEFTMIELAENVIELTGSSSKLVYEPLPADDPKQRKPDITLAKEKLGWEPNVPLREGLAKTIEYFDGLLKQ
- a CDS encoding secondary thiamine-phosphate synthase enzyme YjbQ, with the protein product MKSYRKELWFKAPKRRQIVHITPEIEECLRESGIREGLCLVNAMHITASVFINDNESGLHSDYERWLEKLAPEKPYDQYAHNGYEDNADAHLKRTVMGREVVVAVTDGKLDFGPWESIFYYELDGMRDKRALVKIIGE
- a CDS encoding UDP-3-O-acyl-N-acetylglucosamine deacetylase, with protein sequence MTESGTILMGDEEAIKASYAEMNAIPVDWDLSDKPVEPLRKTQTTLGGETTISGPGTFMGKAMRTITLAPSNLEGWWLDRADLPNSLPIRVGIANVWTTGQIVSNIVLRSGNPHNYVRMVEHLISLRMGMGIDNMVIKFDSGDPPLFEQGSLDVVEAIKSCGVENSEKPVNYFTVKKPITVGGTYGDFVTLAPPLNPDNPQLTIDAAINFNTALGQQRIIFPVCKELTEMASVARTNTSNAKVWYCRTIGKLFADVRNLGYNKKNVSIAGKKRYINEPRLVHEGKALEAVWHRSVLDLLAAIALIPNGQFVGHIKSYKAGHRLDCELMKQLYLNEMLVPLDEYLKGVE
- a CDS encoding ATP-binding protein, which translates into the protein MADHFAQLCRLTGQAVTDYRMIEDGDRLLVGISGGVDSMMLMHLLTRLQQRAPVKFELFGIHIDEGFKGLNPQPLVHYAEANGWPIKVVRAPIAELILEKKADERPCALCSRLRRGFIHGYAEEIKADKLVLGHHRDDLCVSLLMGLFRGTGLKTMGPNVSGDGGKLRVIRPMCYAPKDLIESAAEPFDFPDLGNCDYAEQLETSGDRARLERLLKTLETDFPGLGKSMLHSMKDLRPGHLLDKKYLKLN
- a CDS encoding CYTH domain-containing protein, with amino-acid sequence MAVEIERKFLVVSDAWKSSVVESSICRQGYLVTDPKKTVRVRVMGDQGFLTVKGATDGFSRMEFEYEIDLADANYMLMLCEQLVEKTRHYIEHDGLTWELDVFEGLNAGLVMAEVELESETQHFEKPVWAGEEVSEDERYFNGYLSKHPFSQWK
- a CDS encoding DUF456 domain-containing protein, producing MELDWHTLSTFGSYSAAALLCILGFVLSCLSLSGTWLVLTATGLVAWSRWPGFPGPGTLILFIVLCIGVEVLEAFAGAWGVQKRGGSKATGWAAVGGGFLGMILGGFIPLPILGNLMGMFAGSFGLAFLVEHNRIKKANHAAHVATGAVLARLGVIFLKVGITIFMTLFLAFGIALTTK